A portion of the Lolium rigidum isolate FL_2022 chromosome 1, APGP_CSIRO_Lrig_0.1, whole genome shotgun sequence genome contains these proteins:
- the LOC124647795 gene encoding uncharacterized protein LOC124647795 — MALVPTGVPATIPWSEMFRSGSVRRPKQVEEDAPPKPSAPGKKTAAAAAAEAEGLSLEPDARLALYIAMAHAGLATALLVLYGLYLLLADFLRPLQWALLCSIPLRETQRALVAFWEPPLRAGLSATVLALPLAALRSCAATLADARAALLRRRLPPSPSFPRLLRWLVSSFLFLLLLERLGTAAALVILALSLAFFAASSKPSSFISRAASSRIASGRTPSSRGLLLTGGILRHLKTLVAVGLMLGMIVGFLGGSVFFSYKIGLEGKDAVMSLKSHVENGNYSEKIGLKKLLDDNDIPGLVDQYSGKLYDTVWEQVDQLAVQYNLTDFTSGFRHFLITQSVGPKSKDLITSRPHPYSVKLQAIAARVKRREWVEIYKELDSFFRELLITREDLVVKAKDLALQGTEIAKSLLSSSTSVLGGSASLMLSIALRIVSGAAEVLNFVSQLMVFLWVLYYLITVEGGGATEQVIDLLPVSKQVKERCVEVIDHAISSVLLATAKIAIFQGCLTWLLLKFFKVHFVYTSTVLTIISALFPILPAWLSSIFAAGQLLTEGRYVLTVMVTVLHLVIMDYGTTVIQEDIPGYNGYLTGLSIIGGMTLFPNALEGAILGPLIMTVVIALKNLYTEFVLADTEEASS; from the exons ATGGCTCTCGTGCCCACCGGCGTCCCGGCCACCATCCCCTGGTCCGAGATGTTCCGCTCCGGCTCCGTCCGCCGCCCCAAGCAGGTGGAGGAGGACGCGCCCCCCAAGCCCTCGGCGCCAGGCAAGaagaccgcggcggcggcggcggcggaggccgagggGCTCTCCCTGGAGCCGGACGCGCGGCTGGCGCTCTACATCGCGATGGCGCACGCGGGGCTGGCCACGGCGCTGCTCGTGCTCTACGGCCTCTACCTCCTCCTCGCCGACTTCCTCCGCCCGCTGCAGTGGGCGCTGCTCTGCTCCATCCCGCTCCGCGAGACGCAGCGCGCGCTCGTCGCCTTCTgggagccgccgctccgggccGGCCTCAGCGCCACCGTGCTCGCGCTCCCGCTCGCCGCGCTGCGCTCCTGCGCCGCCACCCTcgccgacgcgcgcgccgcgctcctgcgccgccgcctcccgccctccccctccttcccgcgcctcctccGCTGGCTCGtctcctccttcctcttcctcctcctcctcgagcgcctcggcaccgccgccgcgctcgtcatcctcgcgctctccctcgccttcttcgccgcctcctccaagccctcctccttcatctcccgggccgcctcctcccgcatcGCCTCCGGCCGCACGCCCTCCTCCCGCGGCCTCCTCCTCACCGGCGGCATCCTCCGCCACCTCAAGACCCTCGTCGCCGTCGGCCTCATGCTCGGCATGATCGTCGGCTTCCTCGGCGGCAGCGTCTTCTTCTCCTACAAGATCGGGCTCGAGGGCAAGGACGCCGTCATGTCCCTCAAGTCCCACGTCGAGAACGGCAACTACTCCGAAAAGATTGGCCTCAAGAAGCTGCTCGACGACAATGACATCCCTGGCTTGGTGGATCAGTACTCCGGGAAGCTCTACGACACCGTCTGGGAGCAGGTAGACCAGTTGGCAGTGCAGTACAACCTCACCGATTTCACCAGCGGCTTCCGCCACTTCCTCATCACCCAGTCCGTCGGCCCCAAGAGCAAGGACCTCATCACTTCTCGACCGCACCCCTACTCGGTGAAGCTGCAGGCCATCGCGGCGCGCGTCAAGAGGAGGGAATGGGTGGAGATCTACAAGGAGCTCGACTCCTTCTTCAGGGAGCTGTTGATCACAAGGGAGGATCTGGTGGTCAAGGCCAAGGACCTGGCATTGCAGGGAACTGAGATTGCAAAGAGCCTGCTGTCTAGCAGCACGTCCGTGCTCGGTGGCAGTGCCAGTCTGATGCTATCCATTGCTCTCCGCATCGTCTCCGGTGCAGCTGAGGTGCTCAATTTCGTGTCGCAGCTCATGGTCTTCTTGTGGGTGCTCTACTACCTCATCACCGTCGAGGGTGGCGGGGCGACAGAGCAGGTCATCGACCTTTTGCCGGTGTCCAAACAAGTGAAGGAGCGTTGCGTTGAGGTCATAGACCATGCCATCAGCAGTGTCCTGCTAGCCACTGCCAAGATTGCCATATTCCAAGGATGCTTGACGTGGCTGCTGCTTAAGTTCTTCAAGGTGCATTTTGTGTACACATCAACCGTGCTCACAATCATCAGCGCGCTTTTTCCGATACTACCAGCATGGCTGTCCTCCATATTCGCCGCGGGGCAGCTGCTGACGGAAGGAAGATATGTGCTCACGGTTATGGTAACAGTACTACACCTTGTGATCATGGATTATGGAACCACAGTCATTCAGGAGGATATACCTGGGTACAATGGCTATCTCACTGGGCTTAGCATAATTGGTGGCATGACATTGTTTCCCAATGCTCTTGAG GGTGCAATATTAGGTCCCCTTATTATGACGGTTGTGATCGCATTGAAGAACCTGTACACAGAGTTTGTGCTTGCTGATACAGAGGAGGCCAGCAGCTAG